In Haloimpatiens massiliensis, the following are encoded in one genomic region:
- a CDS encoding FAD-dependent oxidoreductase: MTINTVKIKNRLVMAPMGNLQMCEESGRPNNKMIEYFTERAKGGTGLLTTGLIPISHGVDPTVTEPGKLSYFPRIDKTRTNLVGWRDLATSVHTYDSKIFIQLTPGLGRVGAPMCVINDKKLPVSASWNKNFYIPAIPCVRLSDRKLNTIIKNGAQAALDAKCQGIDGVYLHGHEGYLLEQMTNPAFNRRKMGKYSDPYRFGVDLVKAIRDKVGPHYPIMYRIDLSLALNETYKDIEKMPSMRKFTNGRTINDTLKFMEALVKAGVDCFDVDLGCYDNWWLPHPPAGMPAGCFKLISKAAKDYFNKNNIKTNKGQDVVIVAVGKLGYPDLAEEVIRDGMADMVMLGRPLLADPYWPNKLYNNKIEDIRPCIGCQDGCVNEFVEGGHIQCAVNPRCGFEDKYSKNLKTEKTKNIAVIGAGPAGCVFAINAARKGHRVTLFEATDKVGGKLISGGAPMVKFDIKNYVSYLNCQIDKAAKEYGLIKKFNTKVDMELIKDQFDAMVFANGTRDIVPPFEGLKNTPYAMATEALVDASILDGKEKIVVIGGGVVGVETAYKLAYENNKKVDVLEMADNFMEGVCTANRGHLLNYLRLNDNVNLYNGCRVEKFENGKVIAAKKTSKYLPDPYMSWTPLLPKNTENPLAKSSGTETKQVSIDADFVLLALGFKSENELYYKALKNHIAEEIYCIGDSLKPAKVIDAVRSAYALAVEI, translated from the coding sequence GAAGAAAGTGGACGTCCTAATAATAAGATGATTGAATATTTTACTGAACGTGCAAAGGGTGGCACTGGACTTTTGACTACAGGATTAATTCCAATTTCTCATGGAGTAGATCCAACAGTTACTGAACCTGGGAAATTATCTTATTTTCCAAGAATAGATAAAACAAGAACCAACTTAGTGGGATGGAGAGATTTAGCAACAAGTGTTCACACATATGATTCAAAAATATTTATACAATTGACACCAGGTCTTGGTAGGGTTGGTGCACCAATGTGTGTTATAAATGACAAAAAATTACCAGTTTCTGCATCTTGGAATAAGAACTTTTATATTCCAGCTATTCCATGTGTACGTCTTTCTGATAGAAAATTGAATACTATTATTAAAAATGGAGCACAGGCTGCTTTAGATGCAAAATGTCAGGGTATTGATGGTGTATACTTACATGGTCATGAAGGTTATTTGCTAGAACAGATGACTAATCCAGCATTTAATCGTCGTAAGATGGGAAAATATTCAGATCCTTATAGATTTGGGGTAGATTTAGTTAAGGCAATCAGGGACAAGGTAGGTCCACATTATCCAATTATGTATAGAATAGATTTATCCCTAGCATTAAACGAAACTTACAAAGATATTGAAAAGATGCCTTCAATGCGCAAATTTACAAATGGAAGAACAATTAACGACACATTGAAATTTATGGAAGCTTTAGTGAAAGCAGGGGTTGATTGCTTTGATGTGGATCTTGGTTGCTATGATAACTGGTGGTTACCACATCCACCTGCAGGAATGCCAGCAGGCTGCTTTAAATTGATATCTAAGGCTGCAAAGGATTATTTTAATAAAAACAATATTAAAACCAATAAAGGTCAAGATGTAGTAATTGTTGCAGTAGGAAAGCTTGGATATCCAGATTTGGCAGAAGAGGTAATTAGAGATGGCATGGCTGACATGGTAATGTTAGGACGTCCGCTACTTGCTGATCCTTATTGGCCAAATAAATTATATAATAATAAAATTGAAGATATTCGTCCTTGTATTGGGTGTCAAGATGGCTGCGTAAATGAATTTGTAGAAGGAGGACATATTCAATGTGCTGTAAATCCAAGATGTGGATTTGAGGACAAGTATTCTAAGAATTTAAAAACAGAAAAAACTAAAAATATAGCTGTTATAGGTGCTGGTCCAGCAGGATGTGTTTTTGCTATTAATGCTGCCAGAAAGGGGCATAGGGTGACTTTATTTGAAGCAACTGATAAAGTTGGCGGTAAGCTTATATCTGGTGGTGCTCCAATGGTTAAATTTGATATTAAGAATTATGTTTCTTATCTTAATTGTCAGATTGATAAAGCAGCAAAGGAATATGGCTTGATTAAGAAGTTTAATACAAAGGTAGATATGGAATTAATAAAAGATCAATTTGATGCAATGGTATTTGCTAATGGTACAAGGGATATTGTTCCACCATTTGAAGGTTTAAAAAATACTCCTTATGCAATGGCTACCGAGGCCCTTGTAGATGCTTCTATTTTAGATGGAAAAGAGAAGATAGTAGTTATAGGCGGTGGTGTTGTAGGAGTTGAAACTGCATATAAATTAGCTTATGAAAATAATAAAAAAGTAGATGTATTAGAAATGGCAGATAATTTTATGGAAGGTGTATGTACAGCTAATCGTGGACATTTATTGAATTATTTAAGATTAAATGATAATGTGAATTTATATAATGGTTGTCGTGTTGAAAAGTTTGAGAATGGCAAGGTTATTGCAGCAAAAAAGACTAGTAAATACTTACCAGACCCTTATATGAGCTGGACTCCATTACTTCCTAAGAATACAGAAAATCCACTGGCAAAGTCATCTGGAACAGAAACAAAACAGGTTTCAATAGATGCTGATTTTGTATTGCTTGCGCTAGGATTCAAATCAGAGAATGAGCTGTATTATAAGGCTCTTAAAAATCATATTGCAGAAGAAATCTACTGCATTGGAGATTCACTTAAACCAGCAAAAGTAATTGATGCAGTAAGAAGTGCTTATGCATTAGCAGTAGAAATTTAA
- a CDS encoding radical SAM protein has product MKISKKDALTWFEFFSMLPEEQEVMIKQQEIIYATFAQIEEAINYRNDMLMSEIKGLKTLENRTFFVGNDSKFSKGCRSCLLGTGLSAIRKTNKCNIQCKFCYNYGELDDIPPIGEGMWEIGGTKFYEKDIDLLLSIHQKPTGISYVYLEPFMEIEKYYSVIKKFSDAQIHQHLYTNGILATEETLKALGEAGLDEVRFNLGASNCSDKVIENIRIAKKYIKNVGIETPMTPEFFEAFFKKKQAILDTKLDFINCAELHLNENNIDNYYGENMYISRHGYISPIWSRELTLKFMKIADEENWDLAVHDCSNHTKFARDLNLSSKEGKWFGASNYTCEFSKIPYEVFLPILRDDNFKFLSEEELPSGYKPGELIF; this is encoded by the coding sequence ATGAAAATTTCGAAGAAAGATGCGTTAACATGGTTTGAATTTTTTTCCATGTTACCAGAAGAGCAGGAAGTTATGATAAAACAACAAGAAATCATTTATGCTACCTTTGCACAAATTGAGGAAGCAATCAATTATAGAAATGATATGTTAATGTCGGAAATTAAAGGTTTGAAAACCTTAGAGAATAGAACTTTTTTTGTAGGAAATGACAGCAAATTTTCTAAGGGATGTCGTTCTTGTCTCTTAGGAACTGGTTTGAGTGCAATTAGGAAAACCAACAAATGTAACATACAGTGTAAGTTTTGTTATAACTATGGAGAACTAGATGATATTCCTCCAATTGGTGAAGGTATGTGGGAAATCGGAGGCACAAAATTTTATGAGAAGGATATTGATTTACTTCTTTCCATACACCAGAAACCTACTGGAATTTCCTACGTTTATTTAGAACCATTTATGGAAATTGAAAAGTACTATTCGGTTATAAAGAAATTTAGTGATGCCCAAATTCATCAACATCTATATACAAATGGCATTTTAGCTACAGAAGAGACATTGAAAGCGTTAGGTGAAGCCGGTCTCGACGAGGTGCGTTTCAACCTAGGTGCCTCTAATTGTTCAGACAAAGTTATTGAAAATATTAGAATAGCGAAAAAATATATTAAAAATGTAGGAATTGAAACTCCAATGACTCCTGAGTTTTTCGAAGCATTTTTTAAGAAAAAGCAAGCAATCTTAGATACAAAACTTGATTTTATAAACTGTGCAGAATTACATTTAAATGAGAACAACATAGACAATTATTATGGGGAAAATATGTATATTTCCAGACATGGTTATATTTCTCCAATTTGGAGTAGGGAATTAACTCTGAAATTCATGAAAATAGCCGATGAAGAAAACTGGGATTTAGCAGTTCATGATTGCTCAAATCATACAAAGTTTGCCAGAGATTTAAATTTAAGTAGCAAAGAGGGTAAGTGGTTTGGAGCCAGTAATTATACTTGTGAGTTTTCTAAGATACCATATGAAGTATTTTTGCCAATACTACGTGATGACAATTTCAAATTTTTAAGTGAAGAAGAATTACCTTCTGGCTATAAACCAGGAGAATTGATTTTTTAG
- a CDS encoding DUF2281 domain-containing protein, producing MSLAKKLIELSKDMSEDMLSEVIDFAEYLKEKNNNEHKKLVDEFIEENDVALKELAK from the coding sequence ATGTCTTTAGCAAAAAAACTTATAGAATTATCTAAGGATATGTCAGAAGATATGTTATCAGAAGTTATAGATTTTGCAGAATATCTAAAAGAAAAAAATAATAACGAGCATAAAAAGTTAGTTGATGAATTTATAGAAGAAAATGACGTAGCTTTAAAGGAGTTAGCTAAATGA
- a CDS encoding type II toxin-antitoxin system death-on-curing family toxin, translating to MKMISLEVLMYIHNKTILKHGGKTGINNMSLIESALETPFLTFAGEDLNKTVEDKISALTYSLINNHGFKDGNKRVGTIVMGVLCRMNKINLKFSQTELIEFGLNVANGSFSKDDIKQWILNHSI from the coding sequence ATGAAGATGATAAGTTTAGAAGTTTTAATGTACATTCATAACAAAACAATTTTAAAACATGGAGGAAAAACAGGAATTAATAATATGTCTTTAATAGAAAGTGCATTAGAAACTCCATTTTTAACTTTTGCCGGTGAAGATTTAAATAAAACTGTAGAAGATAAAATATCAGCATTAACGTATTCACTTATAAATAACCATGGATTCAAAGATGGCAATAAAAGAGTTGGAACTATAGTTATGGGTGTATTATGTAGAATGAATAAAATCAACTTAAAATTTTCTCAAACAGAATTAATTGAATTTGGACTTAATGTAGCTAATGGATCTTTTTCTAAAGATGACATAAAACAGTGGATATTAAACCATAGTATTTAA
- a CDS encoding phosphoribosylaminoimidazolecarboxamide formyltransferase, which produces MKEFILKYGCNPQQKQAKIYSKDGDLPFKILNGTPGYINFLDAFNSWQLVKELKIALKMPAAASFKHVSPAGAAVGLPLNDTLKKSYAVEDIELSSVAAAYARARGADRMSSYGDWAAISDVVDLPTAKVLSRAVSDGVIASGYTDEALKLLKKKKKGKYCIIEMDFNYEPKGIETRDVYGVIFEQNRNDGLINYDMLNNIVTENKDMPEKAKRDLIIAMITLKYTQSNSVCYAFDGQVIGCGAGQQSRVHCTRLAGSKADIWYLRQHPRVLNLPFKKGIKRPNIDNVIDQFLRDDVTESEKEGWNDIFEEMPVQLTREEKDQWLSTLNGVSLGSDAFFPFRDNIDRAAKSGVKYIVQPGGSIRDDIVVQACNEYDMTMAFSNLRLFHH; this is translated from the coding sequence ATGAAAGAATTTATTTTAAAATATGGCTGCAATCCACAACAAAAGCAAGCTAAAATATATTCAAAAGATGGAGATTTGCCATTCAAAATATTAAATGGAACTCCAGGATATATTAATTTCCTAGATGCATTTAATTCTTGGCAATTAGTTAAAGAACTAAAAATAGCATTGAAAATGCCGGCAGCGGCTTCTTTTAAACATGTTAGTCCAGCTGGAGCAGCAGTAGGACTTCCTTTAAATGATACATTAAAAAAATCATATGCTGTTGAAGATATAGAATTATCTTCTGTAGCGGCTGCTTATGCCAGAGCTAGAGGGGCAGATAGAATGTCATCTTATGGTGATTGGGCCGCTATAAGTGATGTAGTTGATTTACCTACAGCTAAAGTTTTAAGTAGAGCTGTTTCAGATGGAGTAATTGCTTCAGGTTATACAGATGAAGCCTTAAAATTATTAAAGAAAAAGAAAAAAGGTAAATATTGCATAATAGAAATGGATTTTAATTATGAACCTAAAGGCATTGAAACTAGAGATGTTTACGGTGTAATTTTTGAACAAAATAGAAATGATGGTTTAATTAATTATGATATGTTAAATAACATAGTAACAGAAAACAAGGATATGCCAGAAAAAGCTAAAAGAGATTTAATTATAGCTATGATTACTCTTAAATATACCCAATCAAATTCTGTATGTTATGCTTTTGATGGGCAAGTTATTGGCTGCGGTGCTGGACAGCAATCTCGTGTTCATTGCACAAGACTTGCAGGCTCGAAGGCTGATATATGGTACTTAAGACAGCACCCTAGAGTACTTAACTTACCTTTTAAGAAAGGTATAAAACGTCCTAATATTGATAATGTTATAGATCAATTTTTAAGGGATGATGTAACTGAAAGTGAAAAAGAAGGTTGGAATGATATTTTTGAAGAAATGCCAGTTCAATTAACTAGAGAAGAAAAAGATCAATGGCTTTCAACTTTAAATGGAGTTTCATTAGGTTCTGATGCCTTTTTCCCATTCCGTGACAATATTGATAGAGCGGCTAAAAGTGGGGTAAAATATATTGTTCAACCTGGTGGATCCATAAGAGATGATATTGTAGTACAAGCATGTAATGAATATGATATGACTATGGCATTTTCAAATTTAAGATTATTTCATCATTAA
- a CDS encoding cupin domain-containing protein, which yields MYNAYQTYPCPYYMNTLWYNSDIMYNAYNMYRCPYCFDAPMYNSDFPKIQLKDYGPHPFVVNIEEATKQNNNFRTALWTGDHLQLTLMSIPVGEDIGLEIHPNLDQFIRIEEGQGIVKMGDRKDYLNFQERVYDNFAFIIPAGKWHNLINTGNKPIKLYSIYAPPQHPHGTVHVTKADAEAAEQHPPR from the coding sequence ATGTATAATGCTTACCAAACATATCCTTGCCCTTATTATATGAATACATTATGGTATAATTCAGACATTATGTATAATGCTTACAACATGTACCGCTGCCCTTACTGCTTTGATGCACCAATGTATAACTCAGACTTTCCAAAAATTCAATTGAAAGATTATGGACCACACCCCTTTGTAGTTAATATTGAAGAAGCTACTAAACAAAATAATAATTTCCGTACTGCTTTATGGACGGGAGACCATTTGCAACTTACCTTAATGAGTATCCCTGTTGGAGAAGACATAGGCTTAGAGATTCATCCTAACCTTGATCAATTCATACGTATTGAAGAAGGTCAAGGCATTGTTAAAATGGGCGATAGAAAAGATTACTTGAATTTTCAAGAAAGAGTCTATGATAATTTTGCCTTCATCATACCTGCGGGTAAATGGCACAATCTAATCAATACAGGTAATAAACCAATTAAATTGTACTCTATTTATGCACCTCCTCAGCATCCACACGGCACAGTTCATGTAACTAAAGCTGATGCAGAAGCTGCTGAACAACACCCTCCTAGATAA
- a CDS encoding S9 family peptidase encodes MNKNKYMTIEDVVSLPWMESVSISQDGMYASYVKRTTDWRDNAYRNHIWVYEKKSKIHYPITTGKNESNNPLWNPKNNYLAYTAEVGEKDEERAQIFLKSFDELNGVQITNSKEGINRFRWSPDGKGIFYTTTEEDSKELKRRKEIYGDFEYIDKEYKNHSLYYIKIDKVLKEMKESRNAPKNIAENHKEEKAKDYAVQLTNPKDFHISGFNISPDRKKIIFVATPTSSIIDDNTDLCILDIETKSVTKLKVTAKLGSSVSFSPDGKKVAYLRAPRDKKYYETNVEENYVLEIYDLDKNKIINSFKEFDAGIIKFKWTSKGIFALWQDRTRILAGFILGNGETKLLCDDAICLILDTAITSDGENVAYIKIAENETCEFYLNERKITSDSKAYENKLLSRKELVTWETKDGLEIEGVLSLPQDFDTKKIYPLLVVIHGGPTWASFPVHNMIRNYPIEQFIEKGFIVLEPNYRGSSGYGNKFLTANYRMLGIGDYEDVISGVDMLIEKGIADRERIGVMGWSQGGYISAFCATYSNRFKAISVGAGISNWITYYVNTDITTFTREYLGNNPWKDKEIYEKTSPMTYINSACTPTLIQHGDKDGRVPTPNAFELYRGLKDMGVETELVIFKGMKHGPTKPGLHRAIMEQNLDWFVKHI; translated from the coding sequence ATGAATAAAAACAAATATATGACAATTGAAGATGTAGTTTCACTGCCATGGATGGAATCCGTTAGTATTAGCCAAGATGGCATGTATGCTTCCTATGTAAAAAGAACTACTGATTGGAGGGACAATGCATATAGAAATCATATATGGGTATATGAAAAGAAAAGCAAGATACACTATCCAATAACTACTGGAAAGAATGAGAGTAATAATCCATTGTGGAATCCTAAAAATAACTACTTAGCTTATACCGCTGAGGTTGGAGAAAAGGATGAAGAAAGAGCTCAGATATTTCTTAAATCCTTTGATGAGCTGAATGGAGTTCAGATTACCAACAGTAAAGAGGGCATAAACAGGTTTAGATGGTCTCCCGATGGTAAAGGTATTTTTTATACAACCACAGAGGAAGATTCAAAAGAGCTTAAGAGAAGAAAAGAAATTTATGGTGATTTTGAATATATAGACAAAGAGTATAAAAACCATTCACTATATTATATTAAAATAGATAAGGTATTAAAAGAAATGAAGGAATCAAGAAATGCTCCTAAAAATATAGCTGAAAATCATAAAGAAGAGAAAGCTAAGGATTACGCAGTTCAGCTAACTAACCCAAAGGATTTTCATATATCGGGCTTCAATATCTCACCTGATAGAAAAAAAATTATATTTGTAGCTACTCCAACAAGCAGCATAATAGATGATAATACTGATTTATGTATTCTTGATATAGAAACAAAGAGTGTTACAAAATTAAAGGTTACCGCAAAGCTAGGTTCCTCTGTATCCTTTTCACCAGATGGAAAAAAGGTAGCATATCTAAGGGCACCAAGGGATAAAAAATATTATGAGACAAATGTTGAAGAAAACTATGTATTAGAGATATATGATTTAGATAAAAACAAGATAATAAATAGTTTTAAAGAATTTGACGCAGGTATCATAAAATTTAAGTGGACAAGTAAAGGTATATTTGCATTATGGCAGGATAGAACACGTATATTAGCGGGATTTATTTTAGGAAATGGAGAAACAAAGCTTTTATGCGATGATGCAATATGCCTTATTTTGGATACTGCAATAACTTCAGATGGAGAAAATGTTGCATATATAAAGATAGCAGAAAATGAAACCTGTGAATTTTATTTAAATGAAAGAAAAATTACTTCTGATTCTAAGGCATATGAAAATAAGCTTTTAAGTCGTAAGGAATTGGTTACATGGGAAACAAAGGATGGTCTTGAGATTGAAGGAGTATTGTCACTTCCTCAAGATTTTGATACTAAGAAGATTTACCCTTTATTAGTTGTAATACATGGAGGACCTACGTGGGCATCCTTCCCAGTACACAATATGATTAGAAACTATCCTATTGAGCAATTCATAGAAAAGGGATTTATTGTATTAGAGCCAAATTACAGAGGTAGCTCCGGTTATGGAAATAAATTCCTTACTGCGAACTATAGGATGCTTGGAATTGGCGACTATGAGGATGTTATATCAGGAGTGGACATGCTTATAGAAAAGGGCATTGCAGACAGAGAAAGAATTGGTGTTATGGGTTGGAGTCAAGGGGGATATATATCTGCCTTCTGTGCAACCTACAGCAATAGATTTAAAGCAATATCTGTAGGAGCTGGTATAAGCAACTGGATTACATACTATGTAAATACGGATATTACAACATTTACACGAGAATATCTTGGAAATAATCCTTGGAAGGATAAAGAGATATATGAAAAGACATCGCCTATGACCTATATAAATTCAGCATGTACACCAACACTAATTCAGCATGGGGACAAGGATGGAAGAGTTCCAACTCCAAATGCATTTGAGCTATACAGAGGCTTAAAGGATATGGGAGTAGAAACTGAACTTGTAATATTCAAAGGAATGAAACACGGTCCAACAAAGCCAGGTCTCCACAGAGCCATTATGGAACAAAACCTAGATTGGTTTGTTAAGCATATTTAA
- a CDS encoding GNAT family N-acetyltransferase yields the protein MIIKFRNYTNKAGITDDYHKVREFLVKLGYSEFTYARWDWMTTHSYLDKLSVGKIGIWENEEGIVGLATFDCRLGVAFCLTLPQYDYLKEEILLYAKDNLSKDDKFGVVIRDADVYFQDIVARQGFIATVEKENDAVFYTDKTSMEYNLPEGFHITTMQETFDPYQYERVLWKGFNHELNGEGEVKFTEEHEKDIKASMIRPNVDLNLKVAVVNSEGNFVSYCGMWYESKAGFAVIEPVATDPAYRKLGLGKCAVLEGIRRVNLLGAKKAIVGSSQQFYYSIGLHPFSTSTMWRKR from the coding sequence ATGATTATAAAGTTTAGAAATTATACAAACAAAGCAGGAATTACTGATGATTATCATAAGGTTAGAGAATTCTTGGTAAAATTAGGATACTCAGAATTTACGTATGCAAGATGGGACTGGATGACTACACATTCATATCTAGATAAGTTATCAGTAGGTAAAATTGGTATTTGGGAAAATGAAGAAGGTATTGTGGGTTTGGCAACTTTTGATTGTAGATTGGGAGTAGCTTTTTGTTTAACTTTACCACAATATGATTATTTAAAAGAAGAAATATTGTTATATGCAAAGGACAATCTTTCAAAGGATGATAAATTTGGTGTTGTTATAAGAGATGCTGATGTATATTTTCAAGATATTGTAGCAAGACAAGGTTTTATAGCAACAGTGGAAAAGGAAAATGATGCAGTTTTTTATACAGATAAAACCTCAATGGAATATAACCTACCTGAAGGATTTCATATAACTACTATGCAGGAAACCTTTGATCCTTACCAATATGAACGTGTACTATGGAAAGGATTTAATCATGAGCTTAATGGTGAAGGAGAAGTTAAATTTACAGAGGAACATGAGAAAGATATAAAAGCATCTATGATAAGGCCTAATGTAGATTTAAATTTAAAGGTAGCAGTTGTTAATTCAGAGGGTAATTTTGTTTCTTATTGTGGTATGTGGTATGAATCTAAAGCTGGTTTTGCTGTTATTGAGCCTGTGGCAACTGATCCAGCTTATAGAAAGCTAGGATTAGGGAAGTGTGCAGTTTTAGAAGGAATTAGACGAGTAAATTTACTTGGAGCTAAAAAAGCAATAGTGGGTTCATCACAACAATTCTATTACAGTATTGGATTGCACCCATTTTCTACATCTACAATGTGGAGAAAAAGATAG
- a CDS encoding GNAT family N-acetyltransferase, whose product MLEDNIISERLSLRDIVQDDAKDVWEIWSNSENEKYMSDPVESLEEVVAICKNNKNNNGYLTVATLKDTGEIIGTCCFGSTNKKR is encoded by the coding sequence ATGTTAGAAGATAATATTATTTCTGAAAGATTAAGTCTTCGTGATATTGTACAAGATGATGCTAAAGATGTTTGGGAGATATGGAGTAATAGTGAGAATGAAAAATATATGAGTGACCCTGTTGAATCACTAGAAGAGGTTGTAGCTATATGTAAGAATAATAAAAACAATAATGGCTACTTAACAGTTGCAACTTTAAAAGATACTGGTGAAATTATTGGAACTTGTTGCTTCGGTTCTACAAATAAAAAAAGGTGA
- a CDS encoding GNAT family N-acetyltransferase has protein sequence MELVASVLQIKKGEWGLGYSIKHECWGKGYATEIVKSVIKFGYSLGIVDFISECAIENFASGKVMEKCGMHIDHKSSFKQPKENIVYESHVYKLHLD, from the coding sequence TTGGAACTTGTTGCTTCGGTTCTACAAATAAAAAAAGGTGAGTGGGGTTTAGGTTATTCAATTAAACACGAATGCTGGGGTAAAGGCTATGCTACTGAAATTGTAAAATCGGTTATTAAATTTGGATATAGTTTAGGGATTGTAGATTTTATTTCAGAGTGTGCTATAGAAAATTTTGCATCTGGGAAGGTCATGGAAAAATGTGGAATGCATATAGACCATAAAAGTAGCTTTAAACAGCCTAAAGAAAATATAGTCTATGAATCACATGTTTATAAGTTACATTTAGATTAA
- a CDS encoding DUF5680 domain-containing protein: protein MSVAENIQMLRKKNSLSQEELAVILNVSRQAVGKWENGIAYPDLERLIQLSDYFKISLDRLVKEAENCDLHVKNKENPDKSQLIQFLLRAKKGTYAGHGKETKASRIASHDLEYKEGEFYYYDTYIGGECFGGEEAVWIKNEPYWCMNYYGRVIGEHFNGDFLRDALSNAPYDSPYRGPALYQNGGYTYHCKTEGSFEFYQGYEEILYDGKKIYECIFNGGIVI, encoded by the coding sequence ATGAGTGTTGCAGAAAATATACAGATGTTACGAAAAAAAAATAGTCTTTCACAAGAGGAACTGGCGGTAATATTAAACGTTTCTAGGCAGGCAGTAGGAAAATGGGAAAATGGAATAGCTTATCCTGATTTAGAAAGATTGATTCAGCTAAGCGACTATTTTAAAATTTCATTAGATCGTTTAGTTAAGGAAGCTGAAAATTGTGATTTACATGTAAAGAATAAAGAAAATCCAGACAAAAGCCAATTGATTCAGTTTCTTCTCAGGGCTAAGAAAGGAACATATGCAGGTCATGGAAAAGAAACAAAAGCAAGTAGGATTGCTTCACATGATTTGGAGTATAAAGAGGGGGAATTCTATTATTACGATACTTATATTGGTGGAGAATGTTTTGGTGGTGAAGAGGCAGTATGGATAAAGAATGAACCATATTGGTGTATGAATTACTATGGAAGAGTTATAGGAGAGCATTTCAATGGAGACTTTTTAAGAGATGCTCTGTCAAATGCACCATATGATTCACCATATAGAGGACCAGCATTATATCAAAATGGAGGGTATACATATCACTGTAAAACAGAAGGAAGTTTCGAATTCTATCAGGGATATGAGGAAATTCTTTATGATGGGAAAAAGATATATGAGTGTATTTTTAATGGCGGAATAGTAATTTAA
- a CDS encoding AAA family ATPase has protein sequence MKNILFLCGPNGIGKTTICKEIIKQLPNSAYVDSDPCRVMNPFVLNDDTIPTIAKNISDLLINYLQCPIVNTVVFSYGFHGRRREVFQRVLLEISKNEHDFIPFLLWCSEEENINRMNADNRSTNRIKRTLNESRKAFDSVTYPKLDITNLSVSEAAKTIITKAKL, from the coding sequence ATGAAAAACATTTTGTTTTTATGTGGTCCAAATGGAATAGGAAAAACTACTATTTGCAAAGAAATTATTAAACAATTGCCAAATTCAGCTTATGTTGATTCTGATCCATGTAGGGTGATGAATCCGTTTGTTTTAAATGATGACACCATACCTACAATCGCAAAGAATATTAGCGATTTACTTATCAATTATTTACAATGTCCTATTGTTAATACTGTTGTTTTTTCATATGGTTTTCATGGACGAAGAAGAGAAGTGTTTCAAAGGGTCCTGTTAGAAATTTCCAAAAACGAACATGACTTTATTCCTTTTTTACTTTGGTGTAGTGAAGAGGAAAATATCAATAGAATGAATGCTGATAACAGGAGTACTAATCGTATTAAAAGAACTTTGAATGAATCTCGAAAAGCTTTTGACAGTGTAACTTATCCTAAATTAGATATAACTAATTTGTCTGTTTCTGAAGCTGCAAAAACTATAATTACTAAAGCAAAATTATAA